One region of Macadamia integrifolia cultivar HAES 741 chromosome 11, SCU_Mint_v3, whole genome shotgun sequence genomic DNA includes:
- the LOC122094172 gene encoding ubiquitin-conjugating enzyme E2 5A-like, giving the protein MASKRIQKELQDLQRDPPTSCSAGPVGEDLFHWQATIMGPADSPYAGGVFFVMIHFPPDYPFKPPKVNFQTKVYHPNINSNGSICLDILKEQWSPALTISKVLLSICSLLTDPNPDDPLVPEIAHIYKNQRSRYEETARAWTQKYAMN; this is encoded by the exons ATGGCTAGCAAAAGAATCCAGAAGGAGCTTCAGGATTTGCAGAGAGATCCCCCGACGTCCTGCAGTGCTGGGCCTGTGGGAGAGGACCTCTTCCACTGGCAGGCAACGATCATGGGACCCGCAGATAGCCCCTATGCTGGTGGCGTGTTCTTTGTCATGATTCATTTCCCACCTGACTATCCCTTCAAGCCTCCCAAAGTCAACTTCCAGACTAAG GTGTACCACCCAAACATCAACTCCAATGGTAGCATTTGTCTTGACATCCTTAAGGAGCAGTGGAGCCCAGCCTTGACCATATCAAAGGTCCTCCTCTCCATTTGCTCACTTCTCACTGACCCCAACCCTGATGATCCCCTTGTTCCTGAAATTGCCCACATCTACAAGAACCAGAGGAGTCGATATGAGGAAACAGCAAGGGCATGGACCCAGAAATATGCCATGAACTGA